A stretch of the Terriglobia bacterium genome encodes the following:
- the rplL gene encoding 50S ribosomal protein L7/L12 produces MSKVQNIIEEIKGLSLLEASELVKGIEEAFGVSAAAAAVAAAPAAGGGGAAAAPAEEKTEFSVVLTAVGGNKIGVIKVVREITSLGLKEAKDLVEAAPKAVKEGVNKDEAESIKKKFTEAGATVEIK; encoded by the coding sequence ATGTCGAAGGTTCAAAACATCATCGAAGAAATCAAGGGATTGTCGCTGCTCGAAGCGTCTGAGCTGGTCAAAGGTATCGAGGAAGCGTTCGGCGTCAGCGCGGCTGCGGCCGCGGTTGCCGCCGCGCCTGCGGCCGGCGGTGGCGGCGCTGCGGCGGCGCCTGCCGAAGAAAAGACCGAATTCAGTGTTGTTCTCACTGCGGTTGGCGGCAATAAGATCGGCGTAATCAAAGTTGTCCGTGAAATCACCAGTCTTGGATTGAAGGAAGCCAAGGATCTGGTCGAAGCCGCACCCAAGGCCGTTAAAGAGGGCGTAAACAAAGACGAAGCTGAATCTATCAAGAAG